A region of the Microcoleus sp. AS-A8 genome:
GCAAGATAGCACAAATAACTCACCTGATCGCAACGGAAACCAACCTAGAAACTATCAGCCTTCCTCCCTTCTGCCGTCTGCCTTCTGCCGTCTGCCTTCTGATACTCGCTACATCGAATTTCGATATTTTTGCAGCAGTTGAGGAATATAGTCATAGCCATCAACACCGATAAAGGCAATAATTTTTGAGCGCTCTTGCTCCAATAAGGTTTGGAACACTTCAGCACCCAATTGACCCTGCAAAATAGTTAATAAGCCAGCCGATTGACGCCAATCACTAGAACCAATTTGCTCTAAAAGATAGGCACCCAGGCTACCTGTGTAGAGAGTTTGAGCCAAGTTTTGTAAACTGTAACAAGCTTGGGCGAGGTAGGCTAAATTAACTCCTTGTAGATACAAATCGCCCGAAATTTGAGCGGCTTGCCAACCTTGTTCAAGGTAGGTGATGGCTTTTTGAGGCTGTTCAATCACCACATGGGCAATTCCCAAACTACTGAAACATAGCGATTGACTCTGATGGGAAGCATAGCCACCTCCAAGGGAATCACCCAATCGTGCTAACAATTGCAGACTTTGTTCTAGATAGTCAATCGCTCTTTCATAAACTTCTGGTTCTAGCTGTGCCTGCTCTTTGGCTTGAAACACCTCACTGTAGCCTAAATTAGTCAAGGCGTTGGCTTCTCCTAACCGATCTCCGGATTGACGAGAGAGAATTAATGCTCTTTGGCTGTAGTTAATCGCTTCAGCATAATTTTTTTGGGCGACACAAATTCGGCTTAAGTGATTGAGATTGGCAATCTCACAAATTTGATCGCCTGCCCCACGAGCAATCTCTAGTGCCTGTTGATGAAAAGCCGTAGCCCGATCATATAAACCTTGAGCGCGTAATGAATAACCCAACAAGGTTAAAACTCGCGCTTTCTCCTGAGTTCCCTCAACTTGCCGCAAGGGTTCATCCAAATAATTCAGCGCATCCCGCAAAGAATTTCCATTTAAAGAGGCAAAAACGCCGCCGTAAAGGGGGAAGTAATCCCGTTGGGCAAAAGCACGGAGAATTTGCAGAGACACCTGAAAACAGGCATTGATCAGCACATCACGCTCAGTTTGGGTTATTGCCTGACTCAAGGCGTTGGCTAATTGCGACCAAATAACGGCAAAAACGATAAAGGTAGAAATCGACAGCTTGGCTCCCATTTTGGAGTCATAGACCATTTTGTCGAACCAAGCGACCAGTCCGCGCTGCAAGCACTGGAGAATTACAGCCAATTCCACCCAACTACTCAATTCTAAACTCGGCTGTTGATCGACCCATTCATGCAGGGATTGATTTTGTGCGATCGCTTGAAACAACGACTTGGGTAGGGGGCTATTCAC
Encoded here:
- a CDS encoding tetratricopeptide repeat protein, which encodes MPDSRPLRDQYIELIDEIVQATLKGKIRSKEQVYQMLLQGVSTGTGEIFDRCLDEQMNATQQQVDNPVSEMKQAKAIRSLRALKTLSGEWERVQEQKRTSQALTGAVQAIITADSSERLTALLRVIDPNRQQVLNLQQLAQLGKDLQQQSQQSSDPDTAKELQQLSQGITTGLTSWQRLEDYVVSWIYDQNRDLGFEGLPEQRGPWGVWAKHVNSPLPKSLFQAIAQNQSLHEWVDQQPSLELSSWVELAVILQCLQRGLVAWFDKMVYDSKMGAKLSISTFIVFAVIWSQLANALSQAITQTERDVLINACFQVSLQILRAFAQRDYFPLYGGVFASLNGNSLRDALNYLDEPLRQVEGTQEKARVLTLLGYSLRAQGLYDRATAFHQQALEIARGAGDQICEIANLNHLSRICVAQKNYAEAINYSQRALILSRQSGDRLGEANALTNLGYSEVFQAKEQAQLEPEVYERAIDYLEQSLQLLARLGDSLGGGYASHQSQSLCFSSLGIAHVVIEQPQKAITYLEQGWQAAQISGDLYLQGVNLAYLAQACYSLQNLAQTLYTGSLGAYLLEQIGSSDWRQSAGLLTILQGQLGAEVFQTLLEQERSKIIAFIGVDGYDYIPQLLQKYRNSM